A stretch of the Thunnus thynnus chromosome 7, fThuThy2.1, whole genome shotgun sequence genome encodes the following:
- the tsku gene encoding tsukushi: MKGTKNIMALLLWLGLSLLACVHSTAVKNCHPGCLCEVESFGLFDSFSLTRVECRGLGPSSTMPIPIPLDTTHLGLSSNIMGPLSDTMLAGPGYTTLVSLDLSSNHITRVSPNAFSKLRYLETLDLSHNNLESLPPSCFTGLPLAEVDLSHNNFQEFDMDVFAAKVNGEPVSVDLSHNKLASVYMTLHGKVLHIQSLNLTANRMVSIPRLAGLPLRYLNLDGNPITCIQEGAFAQLKDLVYLSISGLHELQEIEAHSFRGLQSLQVLDLSNNPKLNTLNPAVFSGLDSLQELNLSGSGVASLPSNMLTHLPSIKSITLGRSIHCWRTQKQGQFHRQLGQVQHNEVLNCNVEGIVL, encoded by the exons AACATAATGGCACTCCTCCTGTGGCTTGGCCTGTCGCTGCTGGCATGCGTCCACTCCACCGCCGTCAAGAACTGCCACCCTGGTTGCCTCTGTGAGGTGGAAAGCTTCGGCCTGTTTGACAGCTTCAGTCTGACCAGGGTGGAATGCCGAGGGTTGGGACCCAGCTCCACCATGCCAATCCCCATCCCGCTGGACACTACCCACCTAGGCCTGTCCTCCAACATCATGGGCCCACTCAGTGACACCATGTTAGCTGGTCCAGGCTACACCACCCTGGTTAGCTTGGACCTCAGCAGCAACCATATTACAAGG GTTAGCCCCAATGCTTTCTCCAAGCTGCGTTACTTGGAGACTCTCGATCTGAGCCACAACAATCTGGAGAGCCTCCCCCCGAGCTGCTTCACTGGCCTCCCTCTGGCTGAAGTTGACCTCAGCCACAACAACTTCCAGGAGTTTGACATGGATGTGTTTGCTGCTAAAGTTAATGGTGAACCTGTtagtgtggatctgtctcatAACAAGCTTGCGTCAGTCTACATGACTTTGCATGGGAAAGTATTACACATTCAAAGCCTAAATCTGACAGCAAACCGGATGGTGAGCATACCAAGGCTGGCAGGACTTCCACTGAGGTACCTCAATCTGGATGGTAACCCCATCACATGCATCCAGGAGGGAGCCTTTGCTCAGCTGAAAGATCTGGTTTACTTATCCATCAGTGGCCTCCATGAGCTCCAGGAAATCGAGGCACACAGCTTCAGGGGCCTTCAGAGCCTCCAGGTCCTGGATCTCTCCAACAACCCCAAGCTCAATACGCTAAACCCTGCGGTTTTCAGCGGACTTGACTCCCTGCAAGAGCTAAATTTGTCCGGCTCTGGGGTAGCATCCTTACCAAGTAACATGCTGACACACCTGCCCAGTATTAAGAGTATCACACTGGGACGGAGCATCCACTGCTGGAGGACCCAGAAACAGGGACAGTTTCACCGGCAGCTGGGGCAGGTCCAACACAACGAGGTACTGAACTGTAATGTGGAGGGCATTGTGTTGTGA